A single Triticum dicoccoides isolate Atlit2015 ecotype Zavitan chromosome 2A, WEW_v2.0, whole genome shotgun sequence DNA region contains:
- the LOC119357533 gene encoding carotenoid cleavage dioxygenase 8 homolog A, chloroplastic-like translates to MAAAALPALCTAPKPLALSLPRSTPINLRCSKMVGSPARSVKAATTTSTPVEEEAAAGVDGGGTKLSAWTSVRQERWEGELAVEGDLPLWLNGTYLRNGPGVWDAGDVAFHHLFDGYATLVRVSFSHGHATGAHRQIESDAYMAAKKHGRPVLREFSQCPEPGTLLDRVRDAVGLLSGAALTDNPNSAVLPLGDGRVMCLTETTKSSVLIDPHTLDTVGKFKFTGKVGANAMIQSAHPIVTESEFLTLLPDLVRPGHLLVRMEAGSNERKVVGRVDCRSGPTPGWMHSFAVTEKYVVVPEMQLRYSSTSPLKSELARFYAFDWLPASGSYMHVMCRSTGKTVASVEVPPFMAIHFINAYEEVGEEGQAAQVIVDCCEHYGDPAIIETLVLQGLRSFRGTDTLPDARVGRFRIPLDGSPSGELQTALDPEEHGRGMDMCNINRARLGKKYRYAYACGARRPCNFPNTLTKIDLVLRKAMSWHEEGAVPSEPFFVARPGATDEDDGVVMSIVSAEDGGGFMVVLHAATFKEIARVRFPYGLPYGFHGCWIPAKN, encoded by the exons ATGGCGGCGGCTGCTCTCCCCGCGCTCTGCACTGCTCCCAAACCCCTGGCCTTATCGTTGCCTCGCTCCACACCGATCAACCTCCGCTGCTCAAAGATGGTAGGCAGCCCCGCCCGTTCCGTGAAGGCAGCGACCACCACGTCGACGCCAGTCGAGGAGGAAGCAGCTgctggggtcgacggcggcggcacaAAGCTGTCTGCTTGGACAAGCGTCCGGCAAGAGCGCTGGGAAGGCGAGTTGGCCGTCGAGGGAGATCTCCCACTCTGGCTG AACGGCACGTACCTGAGGAACGGCCCAGGGGTGTGGGACGCCGGCGACGTCGCGTTCCACCACCTGTTCGACGGCTACGCGACACTCGTCCGCGTCTCCTTCTCGCATGGCCATGCCACCGGCGCGCACCGGCAGATAGAGTCGGACGCGTACATGGCCGCCAAGAAGCATGGCCGGCCAGTGCTGCGTGAGTTTTCCCAGTGCCCCGAGCCCGGGACCCTGCTCGACCGCGTGCGCGACGCCGTGGGGCTCCTCAGCGGCGCGGCCCTCACCGACAACCCCAACAGCGCCGTGCTGCCGCTCGGCGACGGCCGGGTCATGTGCCTCACCGAGACCACCAAGAGCTCCGTCCTGATAGACCCGCACACGCTCGACACGGTCGGCAAGTTCAAGTTCACGGGAAAAGTCGGCGCCAATGCGATGATACAGTCGGCGCACCCGATTGTGACCGAGTCCGAGTTCTTGACGCTGCTCCCTGACCTTGTCCGGCCAGGCCACCTTTTGGTGAGGATGGAGGCTGGGAGCAACGAGAGGAAGGTCGTAGGGAGGGTGGACTGCCGGAGTGGGCCGACGCCGGGATGGATGCACTCCTTTGCCGTGACGGAGAAGTATGTCGTGGTGCCCGAGATGCAGCTCCGGTACTCGTCGACCAGCCCGCTCAAGTCCGAACTCGCCCGGTTCTACGCCTTCGACTGGCTTCCTGCGTCCGGGAGCTACATGCACGTCATGTGCAGGTCCACCGGCAAGACT GTGGCGAGCGTTGAGGTGCCACCTTTCATGGCAATCCACTTCATCAATGCGTACGAGGAGGTAGGCGAGGAAGGCCAGGCTGCTCAGGTCATCGTCGATTGCTGCGAGCACTACGGTGACCCTGCAATCATCGAGACGCTTGTCCTCCAGGGACTGAGGTCGTTCAGGGGCACGGACACGCTGCCTGACGCCAGAGTCGGCCGGTTCAGGATACCACTGGACGGCAGCCCGTCCGGCGAGCTCCAGACGGCGCTGGACCCTGAGGAGCATGGCCGAGGGATGGACATGTGCAACATCAACAGGGCGCGCCTCGGGAAGAAGTACCGATATGCTTACGCCTGCGGCGCACGCCGGCCTTGCAACTTCCCCAACACGCTCACCAAGATCGACCTGGTGCTGCGGAAGGCCATGAGCTGGCACGAGGAGGGCGCCGTGCCATCAGAGCCCTTCTTCGTGGCAAGGCCCGGGGCAACCGACGAAGACGACGGAGTGGTCATGTCTATCGTCAGCGCCGAGGATGGTGGAGGTTTCATGGTGGTGCTCCACGCGGCCACGTTCAAAGAGATTGCGCGCGTCAGGTTCCCATATGGGCTACCCTACGGTTTCCACGGATGCTGGATTCCAGCCAAGAACTGA